From a single Couchioplanes caeruleus genomic region:
- a CDS encoding YybH family protein: MQFGEAVDHHLSTIAARDLNAFLATVHDDVSLVAPNGRLLAGRDEVAAFHREWFGDPDWSWALEPLRRTEAGGTGVAIHGVTYSDLDADGKPYTMTYVLTLVFARIGGAWLLLHDQNTVT, from the coding sequence ATGCAGTTCGGTGAGGCCGTCGACCACCACCTGAGCACGATCGCCGCCCGTGACCTGAACGCGTTCCTCGCGACCGTGCACGACGACGTGAGCCTCGTCGCCCCGAACGGGCGGTTGCTCGCCGGCCGGGACGAGGTGGCCGCCTTCCACCGGGAGTGGTTCGGCGACCCGGACTGGAGCTGGGCCCTCGAGCCGCTGCGGCGCACCGAGGCGGGCGGCACGGGCGTCGCGATCCACGGGGTCACGTACAGCGACCTCGACGCCGATGGCAAGCCGTACACGATGACGTACGTGCTGACGCTCGTCTTCGCCCGGATCGGCGGCGCGTGGCTCCTGCTGCACGACCAGAACACGGTCACCTGA